A single genomic interval of Paracoccus contaminans harbors:
- a CDS encoding major capsid protein codes for MDIFEGDAFTIIELTRALENIPYKPALLSGSNLFSPRGVRSRTVVIESRDGTLSLIPFSERGSAYEQQVPERREMRAFVCRQFKKQDVLWASEIQGIRDFGSETAAQQVQSEVARKLGRLRQDAEATFEYHLLNGIQGIVKDPKDGATVISYFTEFGITPAAEIDFDLDNASPASGALRKRCQALIEDVEASMGGLAAGAVQVRAECGSAFFADLVAHKEVRETYLNTAAAADLRGRVADEVSFGGITFRRYRGGAGFGVPTDKAFFYPEGVEGLFEIYHAPADTFETVNTLGLPLYARTIPDRDRDEWVRLEIESNPLPICTRPQVLRSARRT; via the coding sequence ATGGACATCTTCGAAGGCGATGCCTTCACTATCATCGAACTCACCCGCGCGCTGGAAAATATCCCCTACAAGCCGGCGCTGCTCTCGGGCTCGAACCTCTTCAGCCCCCGCGGCGTGCGGTCCCGCACCGTCGTGATCGAGAGCCGCGACGGCACGCTGTCGCTGATCCCGTTCTCCGAGCGCGGCTCGGCCTATGAACAGCAGGTTCCGGAGCGGCGCGAGATGCGCGCCTTCGTCTGCCGCCAGTTCAAGAAGCAGGACGTGCTCTGGGCGTCCGAGATCCAGGGCATCCGCGACTTCGGCTCGGAAACGGCGGCCCAGCAGGTGCAGAGCGAGGTCGCCCGCAAGCTCGGCCGTCTGCGCCAGGATGCCGAGGCCACCTTCGAGTACCACCTGCTGAACGGCATTCAGGGCATCGTGAAGGATCCGAAGGACGGTGCGACGGTGATCAGCTACTTCACCGAGTTCGGCATCACGCCCGCCGCCGAGATCGACTTCGACCTCGACAATGCCTCGCCCGCCTCGGGCGCGCTCCGGAAGCGCTGCCAGGCGCTGATCGAGGATGTCGAGGCGTCGATGGGCGGGCTTGCGGCGGGTGCAGTGCAAGTTCGTGCGGAATGCGGCTCGGCCTTCTTTGCCGATCTGGTGGCGCACAAGGAGGTGCGCGAGACCTATCTCAACACCGCTGCAGCGGCCGATCTGCGTGGCCGGGTGGCCGACGAGGTCAGCTTCGGCGGCATCACCTTCCGCCGCTACCGCGGTGGCGCGGGCTTCGGCGTGCCGACCGACAAGGCCTTCTTCTATCCCGAAGGCGTCGAGGGGCTGTTCGAGATCTACCACGCCCCCGCCGACACCTTCGAGACGGTGAACACGCTGGGTCTGCCGCTCTACGCCCGCACCATTCCGGACCGGGATCGCGACGAATGGGTGCGGCTCGAGATCGAGAGCAATCCGCTGCCGATCTGCACCCGCCCGCAGGTGCTGCGCTCGGCGCGGCGGACGTGA
- a CDS encoding phage tail tube protein, whose product MARAQGARARMALAFETTYGTPPAGGFTKTPFASTSLGAEQPLLNSELLGYGRDPLAPVKDAVTADGDVVVPIDSQAFGFWLKAAFGAPVTTGNSPGPYTHTFQSGSWTLPSMAIETAMPEVPRYAMYSGVVLDQLSWQMQRSGLLTATARLVAQGETVATTSSAGTPAELDLIRFGHFNGAIKRNGTALGNVISTEITYANNLDRIETIRADGMIDGADPSIAALTGRTEVRFADSTLVSQAINGTPCELEFGYSLISGESLTFTIHAVYLPRPRIEIGGPQGIQASFDWQAARDATLGRMCTAVLVNDVEDY is encoded by the coding sequence ATGGCACGCGCCCAAGGGGCGCGGGCGCGGATGGCGCTCGCGTTCGAGACGACCTATGGCACGCCGCCGGCCGGCGGTTTCACCAAGACGCCCTTCGCCAGCACGTCGCTCGGCGCGGAGCAACCGCTGCTGAACTCGGAGCTTCTGGGCTACGGCCGCGATCCGCTGGCGCCGGTCAAGGATGCGGTGACGGCGGATGGCGATGTCGTCGTGCCGATCGACTCCCAGGCTTTCGGCTTCTGGCTGAAGGCGGCCTTCGGGGCGCCTGTCACCACCGGGAACTCGCCCGGCCCATATACCCATACGTTTCAGTCCGGCAGTTGGACGCTCCCCAGCATGGCGATCGAGACGGCCATGCCCGAGGTGCCGCGCTATGCCATGTATTCCGGCGTGGTGCTGGACCAGCTCAGCTGGCAGATGCAGCGCTCGGGCCTGCTGACCGCCACCGCGCGGCTGGTGGCGCAGGGCGAGACGGTCGCCACGACCAGCAGCGCCGGAACACCGGCCGAACTGGACCTGATCCGCTTCGGCCATTTCAACGGCGCGATCAAACGCAACGGCACCGCCTTGGGCAACGTGATCTCGACCGAGATCACCTATGCCAACAACCTCGACCGGATTGAGACCATCCGCGCGGACGGCATGATCGACGGCGCCGATCCCTCCATCGCCGCGCTGACCGGCCGCACCGAGGTCCGCTTCGCCGACAGCACGCTGGTCAGCCAGGCGATCAACGGCACCCCCTGCGAGTTGGAGTTCGGTTACAGCCTGATCTCCGGCGAAAGCCTGACCTTCACCATCCACGCGGTCTATCTGCCGCGCCCGCGCATCGAGATCGGCGGTCCGCAAGGCATCCAGGCCAGTTTCGACTGGCAGGCCGCCCGCGACGCCACGCTGGGGCGGATGTGCACCGCCGTTCTCGTCAATGATGTGGAGGACTACTGA
- a CDS encoding HNH endonuclease — protein sequence MDCRNARGKLRNARLRANGGTHTSTEWRALLAQSPKCVECGRAWEEIPPRPDPRYKSVWTKGHKLPVYHGGANDISNIQAECYQCNFGKNAGSLKRGDGKC from the coding sequence ATGGACTGCCGCAACGCGCGCGGCAAACTCCGCAATGCGCGACTGAGAGCGAACGGTGGCACGCACACATCGACGGAGTGGCGCGCTCTGCTCGCTCAGTCCCCGAAGTGCGTCGAATGTGGTCGGGCTTGGGAAGAGATCCCTCCGCGTCCTGACCCGCGATATAAGTCGGTATGGACGAAAGGGCACAAGCTCCCCGTCTATCACGGCGGCGCAAATGACATCAGCAACATTCAGGCCGAATGCTATCAATGCAATTTTGGGAAGAACGCGGGCTCGCTGAAGCGGGGCGATGGAAAATGCTGA
- a CDS encoding DUF6441 family protein, with protein MKLKADIIGSIARIMEAETRAGEKAVTTAMREAGTGLKSAWRAQITGAGLGARLARTIRSEAYPKGRLSLNAAALVWSKAPVIVAAHDTGPLIRSKDGFWLAIPTPAAGKSLRSGRITPGEWERRTGLRLRFVYRRTGPSLLVAEGRLNAKGRAVASRSKTGRGKVTAPIFLLVPQVRLKKRLDLARDAARAHDAVPGLIVVHWVS; from the coding sequence ATGAAGCTGAAGGCTGACATCATCGGCAGCATTGCCCGCATCATGGAGGCGGAGACTCGGGCGGGTGAAAAGGCCGTCACCACGGCAATGCGCGAGGCCGGAACCGGCCTGAAATCAGCCTGGCGCGCGCAGATCACCGGCGCGGGTCTCGGGGCGCGGCTCGCCCGCACCATCCGCTCGGAAGCCTATCCCAAGGGCCGGCTGAGCCTGAACGCCGCCGCGCTGGTCTGGTCGAAGGCTCCGGTCATCGTCGCCGCCCACGACACCGGCCCGCTGATCCGCTCGAAGGACGGGTTCTGGCTCGCGATCCCGACGCCTGCGGCGGGCAAGTCCCTCCGGAGCGGGCGGATCACGCCCGGTGAATGGGAACGTCGCACCGGCCTGCGCCTGCGCTTCGTCTATCGCCGCACAGGTCCGAGCCTGCTGGTGGCGGAGGGGCGGCTGAACGCGAAGGGACGCGCCGTGGCGTCACGGTCGAAGACCGGGCGGGGTAAGGTCACCGCGCCGATCTTCCTGCTGGTGCCGCAAGTCAGGCTGAAGAAGCGGCTGGACCTCGCGCGAGATGCCGCGCGGGCGCATGACGCGGTACCGGGGCTGATCGTGGTGCACTGGGTGAGCTGA
- a CDS encoding DUF7697 family protein, with product MGGATVLGWDMGAALAMAQALGVDPLIAAECLPEIEAVTVRKLNEQMASGDRSSPVPER from the coding sequence ATGGGCGGCGCCACGGTGCTCGGCTGGGACATGGGCGCGGCGCTCGCCATGGCGCAGGCGCTCGGGGTCGATCCGCTGATCGCTGCCGAATGCCTGCCCGAGATCGAGGCGGTGACGGTCCGCAAACTCAACGAACAGATGGCGTCCGGTGACCGGTCGTCGCCGGTGCCGGAGCGATGA
- a CDS encoding acyl-CoA transferase, with the protein MPTTRETILAALHARLSALPATALRGGVLPERVSAEGLLILRDGEPGEPEATLSPLTYHYQHRAEIEAVVQGASRDATFDTLCASIGAALAADRTLGGLCDWVEAEAPQPVDLPVDGAASLKAAVIPVVLHYSTADPLG; encoded by the coding sequence GTGCCCACCACCCGCGAAACCATCCTCGCCGCGCTGCACGCGCGGCTCTCGGCGCTGCCCGCCACCGCCCTGCGGGGCGGGGTCCTGCCCGAGCGCGTGTCGGCGGAGGGGCTGCTGATTCTACGCGACGGCGAACCGGGCGAGCCAGAGGCCACGTTGTCGCCGCTCACCTACCACTACCAGCACCGCGCCGAGATCGAGGCGGTCGTTCAGGGCGCGAGCCGTGACGCCACCTTCGACACGCTCTGCGCCAGCATCGGCGCGGCGCTTGCCGCCGACCGCACGCTGGGCGGGCTTTGCGACTGGGTCGAGGCTGAGGCGCCGCAGCCGGTCGATCTGCCCGTCGACGGCGCGGCCAGCCTGAAGGCCGCCGTCATCCCGGTGGTGCTGCACTATTCCACGGCCGACCCACTCGGCTGA
- a CDS encoding head-tail joining protein, giving the protein MSAFAAAVDTLFADPNIARDAVYIADGGAPVLVRVVARRADAITEFGDARLWSETTRMDLRVAEVQQPRPGDRIEIEGDAFLIQGEPLRDRERLVWTVDLRPA; this is encoded by the coding sequence ATGTCCGCCTTCGCCGCCGCTGTCGACACGCTCTTCGCCGACCCGAATATCGCCCGGGATGCGGTCTATATCGCCGACGGCGGGGCGCCTGTTCTGGTGCGTGTCGTCGCCCGGCGGGCGGACGCGATCACCGAGTTCGGCGACGCGCGGCTCTGGTCGGAAACCACGCGGATGGATCTGCGCGTCGCCGAGGTGCAGCAGCCGCGCCCCGGCGACCGCATCGAGATCGAGGGCGACGCGTTCCTCATTCAGGGCGAGCCCCTCCGCGACCGCGAACGGCTGGTCTGGACCGTCGATCTGAGGCCCGCGTGA
- a CDS encoding head decoration protein, producing the protein MTTLTETPHPGGFLVWEAFRDYTRETITVATGTLEPGTVLGRITASGKYAAHDPTAIDGTETAVAVLWGKADASDGDALAVAVVRGPAIVNRHDLVFAGTPSEGEIAAAHTALIAAGILVR; encoded by the coding sequence ATGACCACGCTCACCGAGACCCCGCATCCCGGCGGCTTCCTCGTCTGGGAGGCGTTCCGCGACTACACCCGCGAGACCATCACGGTTGCAACCGGCACGCTCGAGCCCGGCACCGTGCTCGGCAGGATCACCGCCTCCGGCAAATACGCCGCCCACGATCCGACGGCCATCGACGGCACCGAGACCGCCGTCGCGGTGCTCTGGGGCAAGGCCGACGCCTCGGACGGCGATGCGCTCGCCGTCGCCGTGGTCCGCGGTCCCGCGATCGTCAACCGCCACGATCTCGTCTTCGCCGGCACACCGAGCGAAGGCGAGATCGCGGCCGCCCATACGGCGCTCATCGCTGCGGGCATCCTCGTCCGCTGA
- a CDS encoding tape measure protein: MAQKRVSVRLVAEGGRQVKAEFQGVGDAGENSFKRIERQADVTGMVLRRLAGIVAGALSIRQVVQYADSWTDLRSRVDLATGSQERGAAVMERLAAMARRTYSGIEQTTESWLANATALRELGLSTRESLDFTEALNNAMVVSGAKGERAVSVQTALARAMALGKLSGDNLNTVIAQGGRVAQLLAAELGTTVTGLRQAGAEGRVTGAVIRTALIGNLERLRDEADGMPATIGDAFTLIGNAAMQLVGTWDQVFGASSMVATALIAVADNMERLAAIGIAFAGFMAGRWVAAFLAARVATLTLSGALTVLRGAIVRTGIGALIVLAGELIYQLMNVVQKVGGLGEAFRLVADLAAEAWNRMGLRFDAVMARIGAAWEGLKATIFTLLDDTVTGVVSFGDRSIAVFQGAYDGAVAIWGSLPGAIGDFAFQAANGLIGGVEAMLNGVVTRINSFISGLNAALDLLPDWAVGDGGVRIGTLAPVALGRVANPFEGAATAAGTAAADAFTAALGKTYVTAPDTGLGAMADAARGRAEGYREAAGMLADAASRPMASWQALKDAVTGTRDEAGDALDDATGGALQLGDALDGATGAAGRAGAAGRKAGADAAAGAETAVTGWAAVSATLADYAAKAREIGGDIGTALVGAFQGAENAIGEFVKTGKLKFGDLVTALLADLAKLAARRFILGPIANALSGALSGGGGIFADVLHAGGVVGARGARRMVPALAFAGAPRMHNGGWAGLRPDEVPAILQRGERVLSRREAAGYGNGGNVTVHINARDAESFRQSRTQIAADIARAVSLGRRGM; this comes from the coding sequence ATGGCCCAGAAACGCGTCTCGGTCCGCCTCGTCGCCGAAGGCGGGCGGCAGGTGAAGGCCGAGTTCCAGGGTGTCGGCGATGCCGGCGAGAACAGCTTCAAGCGGATCGAACGGCAGGCCGATGTCACTGGCATGGTTTTGCGGCGCCTTGCCGGCATCGTCGCCGGGGCGCTGTCGATCCGGCAGGTCGTCCAATATGCCGACAGCTGGACCGACCTGCGCTCGCGCGTCGATCTCGCCACCGGCTCGCAGGAGCGCGGGGCGGCGGTGATGGAGCGCCTCGCGGCGATGGCACGGCGGACCTATTCCGGCATCGAGCAGACGACCGAGTCCTGGCTGGCGAACGCCACGGCCTTGCGCGAGTTGGGGCTTTCCACCCGCGAGAGTCTCGATTTCACCGAGGCGCTGAACAACGCCATGGTGGTCTCGGGCGCCAAGGGCGAGCGTGCGGTCTCGGTGCAGACGGCGCTGGCCCGCGCCATGGCACTGGGAAAGCTCTCGGGCGACAACCTCAACACCGTGATCGCGCAGGGCGGCCGCGTCGCGCAGCTGCTCGCAGCGGAGCTCGGCACCACCGTCACCGGGTTGCGCCAGGCGGGCGCCGAGGGCCGCGTCACCGGCGCGGTGATCCGGACAGCCCTGATCGGCAATCTCGAGCGGCTGCGCGACGAGGCCGACGGCATGCCCGCCACCATCGGCGATGCCTTCACCCTGATCGGCAATGCCGCGATGCAGCTGGTCGGGACGTGGGATCAGGTGTTCGGGGCCTCGTCCATGGTCGCCACGGCGCTAATCGCGGTGGCCGACAACATGGAACGCCTCGCCGCCATCGGCATCGCCTTCGCCGGCTTCATGGCCGGGCGCTGGGTCGCGGCCTTCCTTGCGGCGCGTGTCGCCACGCTGACGCTTTCCGGTGCGCTGACGGTGCTGCGCGGCGCCATCGTGCGCACCGGCATCGGCGCCCTGATCGTGCTGGCGGGCGAGCTGATCTACCAGCTGATGAATGTCGTGCAGAAGGTCGGTGGGCTGGGCGAGGCCTTCCGCCTCGTCGCCGATCTGGCGGCCGAGGCATGGAACCGCATGGGGCTGCGCTTTGATGCGGTGATGGCCCGCATCGGCGCCGCCTGGGAAGGGCTGAAGGCGACGATCTTCACTCTGCTCGACGACACCGTGACCGGAGTGGTCAGCTTCGGTGACCGCAGCATCGCGGTGTTTCAGGGCGCCTATGACGGGGCGGTGGCGATCTGGGGCAGCCTGCCCGGGGCCATCGGCGACTTCGCCTTCCAGGCCGCGAACGGCCTGATCGGCGGCGTGGAGGCGATGCTGAACGGCGTTGTCACCCGGATCAACAGTTTCATCAGCGGGCTCAATGCCGCGCTGGACCTTCTGCCCGACTGGGCGGTAGGCGACGGTGGGGTGCGGATCGGCACGCTCGCCCCGGTGGCTCTGGGGCGGGTCGCGAACCCGTTCGAGGGGGCTGCAACGGCGGCTGGCACCGCTGCGGCGGACGCCTTCACCGCTGCCTTGGGCAAGACCTATGTCACCGCCCCCGACACCGGCCTGGGCGCGATGGCCGATGCCGCGCGCGGACGCGCCGAGGGCTATCGCGAGGCGGCCGGCATGCTGGCCGATGCCGCGTCGCGGCCGATGGCAAGCTGGCAGGCGCTGAAGGATGCGGTGACCGGCACCCGCGACGAAGCCGGGGATGCGCTCGACGATGCGACGGGCGGCGCCCTCCAGTTGGGCGATGCGCTGGACGGCGCCACCGGTGCCGCGGGTCGCGCCGGCGCCGCTGGTCGCAAGGCCGGGGCGGATGCGGCTGCGGGGGCGGAAACGGCTGTCACCGGCTGGGCCGCCGTCAGCGCCACGCTTGCCGATTACGCCGCCAAGGCGCGCGAGATCGGCGGCGATATCGGCACTGCGCTGGTCGGCGCGTTTCAGGGTGCCGAGAACGCCATTGGCGAGTTCGTGAAGACCGGCAAGCTGAAGTTCGGTGATCTCGTCACGGCGCTGCTCGCCGATCTGGCGAAGCTCGCGGCGCGGCGGTTCATCCTTGGTCCCATCGCCAATGCACTGTCCGGCGCGCTGAGTGGCGGGGGCGGGATCTTCGCCGACGTCCTGCATGCGGGCGGTGTGGTCGGCGCCAGGGGCGCCCGCCGCATGGTCCCGGCGCTGGCCTTCGCCGGGGCGCCGCGCATGCACAATGGCGGCTGGGCGGGTCTGCGGCCAGATGAGGTGCCCGCAATCCTGCAGCGCGGCGAGCGGGTACTCTCCCGACGCGAAGCTGCGGGCTACGGCAATGGCGGCAACGTCACGGTGCACATCAACGCCCGGGACGCCGAGAGCTTCCGTCAATCCCGCACGCAGATCGCGGCCGACATCGCCCGCGCGGTCTCGCTCGGACGAAGGGGCATGTGA